CGTCGGGCGGGTGAACGACCCCATCCAGGTGTCAGATCCCCCGCCCTCTCCCGCCTTCCACCGCGACTGGCCGGTCATGCTGGGCTACGCCGGCTTCGGCCTGTACAGCTTCTGCGTGGCGCTGCTGGGCCCGGCGGTGCCCTTCCTGCGGGCTGAACTGCACCTGACCTACGCCGCTGCTGGCCTGCACGCGACCATGCTCGCGATCGGCGCCGTCGTGGTCGGGGCGGCCGGTGAACGCCTGACCCGACGGCTCAGCCGCAACGCGACGTTCCGCGTGGGCGCCGCCGGTACTGGTCTCGCCGTCGCTCTGCTCGCGCTGGGACGGGCTCCCACCATGACGCTCGCGGCCGCCCTGCTCCTCGGCCTGGGCGCGTCCATCCTGCTCACCACTGCCCAGGCCCTGCTCAGCGAGCGCGCCGGCCAGCACCAGCGGATAGCCCTGCTGGAGGCGGGAGTGGTGGCCAGCCTCAGCGGCAGTCTGGCTGGGCTGTTGATCGGCGCGGCGCAGCAGAGTGGGCCAGGCTGGCGCGCCGCGCTGATCCTCCCGGTGCTGGGGGCCCTGGCCCTCACCTTCTGGCGCTCACGGCCCCCGGCCACGGCACAGGCCCTATCCGCCCCGCCAGGGGGACGGCTGCCCAGGGCATTCTGGCGGGCATGGAGCGTGGTGCTGGCCGTCGTGACCGTGGAATGGTGCCTGTCCTTCTGGGCGGCCACGTACCTGACGAGCCGTGGCCAGACCCCGAGCGGGGCGGCCAGCCTGTTCAGCCTGTACCTGCTGGCCCTGCTGGCAGGCCGCCTGATCGGTGGGGTCGCCATCCGCCGGTTGCGTCACTCGACCCGTGATCTCGTGGTGGCCGCCCTGCTCCTGACGGGTGCCGGGTTCAGTGTGTTCTGGCTGTCGCACGATCCAGGCCTTCAGCTGGGCGGCCTGCTGCTTACCGGCCTGGGTGTCGCCAACCTCTATCCGTTGACCCTTTCCCTCGCGCTGGCCACAGCCCTAGAGGCGGCAGATCTGGCCAGCGCGAGGGTGTCCCTCGCAGTTGGGCTGGCGATCCTCGTGGCCCCCCTGAGCCTGGGAGCCCTGGCCGACCGGATCGATCTGCAGGTGGCGTACGGGCTGGTGCCCTGCATGCTGCTGACGGCCCTGATGCTCCTGATCCGCAGGTCGGGCTGAAGATGAACCTGGGTCACTCTTCAGGGGAGTGGGCTGGCGCGTGATGTATCGGATGTTTTCGACGTTAGGAAGGCCATCTGTCCCGCGCCCCCTGCGGGCAGGGCGACTTAGCGCTGGAATGCTTCCCCGTCGTCCAGGCGTGCATCAGCTGATTCCTGACCGGGTGGGGAGACGTGGACGCCGAGGAGTAGAAATCGGGGAAGGCGGCGGATTGAACGAACTTCAACAGCGGCGTAGGGGTTCAGGCCCCGCGCCGCCGTTCTGTATGAATTGGGATATGTCATCGCACCTTGGAAACCGTTGGGCTATTGCCCCGAACCCTTTTAGGGCCATGCACAGCCAAATTGAAAAGCCCGCTCTGAGCGGGCTTTTGTGTGGTGGAGCCAAGCGGGATCGAACCGCTGACCTCGTCATTGCGAACGACGCGCTCTCCCAGCTGAGCTATGGCCCCACGTGCCCTGAACTCATGGGCGAAAGGGAATTTACCACGCCTCCCGTAGGGGTGCAAGGGTGGCCCATCATGTGCAGGGTCGTCGGCTGCGCTCTGCGTCCCTGCTCCATCTGTCCAGGCTGGACACGGTCACCGTTCCGGTGGGGCCGAGGGCTTACACTCGCACGCATGAGTGCGCCTGCCACCCCGGCCCCGACCCAGATCCCGGACAGCCAGGATCGGTACTCGTACAAGTTCGGCCAGGAGGGCATCACCTTCGACGATGTGCTGCTTCAGCCCCGGCACTCGCAGGTGCTGCCCCACCAGGTGAATATCGAGGCGCAGCTGACCCGCCGGGTGCGCCTGAACATTCCCTTCGTGTCGGCCGCCATGGACACGGTGACCGAAACCGGTATGGCCGTCGCCATGGCCCGCGAGGGCGGGATCGGCGTGATCCACAAGAACATGAGCGTGGAAGCGCAGGCCGAAATGGTGCGCAAGGTCAAGCGCAGCGAGAGCGGCATGATCGTCGATCCGATCACACTGCCCCCCCACGCCAGCGTGGCCGATGCCGACCGCCTGATGGGCGAGTACAAGATCAGCGGCGTGCCCATCACCGACCCGCAGGGCCGCCTGCTGGGCATCATTACCAACCGTGACATGCGTTTCATCGACGACATGAGCGTGCCCATCGAGGACGTCATGACGCGTGACGACCTGATCACCGTGCCGGTCGGCACGACCCTGGAGGACGCGCAGGAGATCTTCAAGATGCACCGCATCGAGAAGCTGCTCGTCACCGACGACGACAACATGCTGCGCGGGCTGATTACCATCAAGGATCTCACCAAGCGCGTGAAGTACCCGAACGCCGCCAAGGACAGCATGGGCCGCCTGCGCGTGGCCGCCGCCATCGGCGTCAGTGCCGACCTGATGGATCGGGCGGGCGCCCTGGTGCAGTCCGGCGTGGACGTGCTGGTGCTCGACAGCGCGCACGGGCACTCGCAGGGCATCCTCCAGGCCCTGGCACGCGTGAAGGAACACTACGATGTGGACGTGATCGCCGGAAACGTGGCCACCCGCAGCGGGGCACGCGACCTGATCCTGGCGGGCGCGGACGCCGTGAAGGTCGGCATCGGCCCGGGAAGTATCTGCACCACGCGCGTCGTGACCGGCGTGGGCGTGCCGCAGATCACCGCGATCTTCGAGGCCAGCTCGGCTGCCATGGAGGCCGGTATTCCCGTGATTGCCGACGGCGGCATCAAGCAGACCGGGGACGTGCCCAAGGCCATCGCGGCCGGCGCAGGCGTGGTCATGATGGGCAGCATGCTTGCGGGCACCGACGAGGCCCCCGGCGAGACCATCCTGCGTGATGGACGGCGGTACAAGAGTTACCGCGGCATGGGTTCCCTGGGCGCCATGGATCAGGGCAGCGCCGACCGCTACTTCCAGAGCGGCAGCCGCAAGTTCGTCCCCGAGGGCATCGAGGGCATCGTGGCGTACAAGGGCACGGCGGGCGAGGTCATCTACCAGTTCGTCGGCGGCCTGAAAAGCAGCATGGGCTACTGCGGCGCGCCCGATCTGGCGACCCTGCGCGACACCGCGCAGTTCGTGCGCATCACCGGGGCCAGCCTGATCGAGAGCCACCCGCACGGCGTGACCATCACCAAGGAAGCGCCCAACTACGGCGGCCGCTGAACGCTCTATTCGGTTCATCCGCCACGGCCCAGCCATCGATGTGTACAGCTGGGCCGTGGCGTTGTCACCCCACGGTGTTCCCGTGGTTGCAAGATCAGGAGGGCGCGCGGTGGTTCGCGCCTGGATGTCCCCTCGCCCTAGCCGCCGAAGAACTTCAGCTTGCCCTGCGGCGGGCCGGGAAAGTCCGAGACGGCCGGGCCACCGCTGACGCCCAGCACTTCCCGCGCGGCACGGACACCCTGGTCGATGGCGCT
This genomic window from Deinococcus sp. KSM4-11 contains:
- the guaB gene encoding IMP dehydrogenase, which translates into the protein MSAPATPAPTQIPDSQDRYSYKFGQEGITFDDVLLQPRHSQVLPHQVNIEAQLTRRVRLNIPFVSAAMDTVTETGMAVAMAREGGIGVIHKNMSVEAQAEMVRKVKRSESGMIVDPITLPPHASVADADRLMGEYKISGVPITDPQGRLLGIITNRDMRFIDDMSVPIEDVMTRDDLITVPVGTTLEDAQEIFKMHRIEKLLVTDDDNMLRGLITIKDLTKRVKYPNAAKDSMGRLRVAAAIGVSADLMDRAGALVQSGVDVLVLDSAHGHSQGILQALARVKEHYDVDVIAGNVATRSGARDLILAGADAVKVGIGPGSICTTRVVTGVGVPQITAIFEASSAAMEAGIPVIADGGIKQTGDVPKAIAAGAGVVMMGSMLAGTDEAPGETILRDGRRYKSYRGMGSLGAMDQGSADRYFQSGSRKFVPEGIEGIVAYKGTAGEVIYQFVGGLKSSMGYCGAPDLATLRDTAQFVRITGASLIESHPHGVTITKEAPNYGGR
- a CDS encoding sugar MFS transporter; protein product: MNDPIQVSDPPPSPAFHRDWPVMLGYAGFGLYSFCVALLGPAVPFLRAELHLTYAAAGLHATMLAIGAVVVGAAGERLTRRLSRNATFRVGAAGTGLAVALLALGRAPTMTLAAALLLGLGASILLTTAQALLSERAGQHQRIALLEAGVVASLSGSLAGLLIGAAQQSGPGWRAALILPVLGALALTFWRSRPPATAQALSAPPGGRLPRAFWRAWSVVLAVVTVEWCLSFWAATYLTSRGQTPSGAASLFSLYLLALLAGRLIGGVAIRRLRHSTRDLVVAALLLTGAGFSVFWLSHDPGLQLGGLLLTGLGVANLYPLTLSLALATALEAADLASARVSLAVGLAILVAPLSLGALADRIDLQVAYGLVPCMLLTALMLLIRRSG